In the genome of Nonomuraea sp. NBC_00507, the window TACGCCAGCCCCAGCGACGGCACCGGCCCGCCCACGCCGGGCGGCATGCGCAGCGGGTAGGACCAGGCGAAGCCGCCGGTCTGCTGCGACACCTGCCAGGTGGCGGCGGGCGACAGCGAGGTGGCCGTGTAGTCGCCGTTGCCGCCGGCGGCAGCGGCGGTCGCGGCCAGCAGCATCGGCTCCCCGCCGGCGGGGAGAGCGACGTCGGCGGCGAGGGAGCGCGCGGCCGACTCGTTCCTGGAGTTCACCGGTTTGGCGGCGTCCAGGCCGCAGCCCTTGGTGCCAGGCGCGGTCAGCGCGCAGGGCGGCAGCTCGACCAGACGGAGCCGGGAGGCCCAGTCGCCTCCATAGGCGGAGGCGAAGCCCGAGTAGTCGACGGAGACGGAGACGGTATCCGACCCGGTATCCGTGCCGGTGCTCGCGACGGTGTCCGCCGCGCCTCCGTCGGCCCGCGACACGGTGAGGAGCACCCCGGAGACGCCGGCCTTCGCCGTCGCCGCACGGTCGTGCACCCGCACCCCGACCTTGCTCACCCGGGCGGCGGCCACCCCCGGAGCGACCCGCACCGGCGAGGCGGCTGCCCGGACCGGCTTCCGCCCGGTGGGCGCCAGGTCCACCACGGTGGTGGTGGGTGCGGGCCAGGACACGTCCGGATTGCCCACCCGGGGCGGTTCGGCGATCTTCGGGGCGGTGCCGCCCTTCAGCTCCCTGACCGGGATGCTCAGCACGTCTTCGGGGACGGGAGGACTCCACTGGGGCGCGGCGGCCAGCGACTCCCCGCCCGTGAGCGGGAGTGCGACCAGTAAGGCAGTGGTTATCGTCAGAATTCGTTTCATGCGAGCTCCTACGCCTGTGATCCGTCGGAGTTGATCTCGCCCTGGGTGAGGGCGCGCTGGTAGGCGGCCACGCGGTCGATCGCGCCTGGCCAGAACTGCGCCGGGGCGCCAGACTGCTTCGCCCGGCCGACCGCCCAGCCCTGGTTCGCCGACCAGCCGCCGGTGTACGACGCCAGGTCGGTGCCGTCGAAGTAGTTGCCGTTCAGGTAGAGGCGGATCTTGCCGCCGGCCTGATCGTGGACCCCGGCGAGGTGCACCCAGCCGGTGCCGACAGACTCGGTAGAGCAGGCCCTGCTCTCAGTGCCCCCGTCCCCGGCCGTCATCGTGAAGCACCAGGCGGGGTCGGGGACCGCGTCGCCGTTCTGGTCCAGGTCGGTGCGGTACTGGAGGCGGAACCCCGAGCCGGTGGGGCCGTCGGCCGACACGGCGGTGACCGGGCCGGACACCGTCGTGCTCGTCAGCTTCACCCAGGCGGTCACGGTGAAGGCGTTCTTCGTGTCGAGCACCGGAGTGGTCGTGTTCCACGCGGTGCCGCCGTTCAGCGCGACCGCGTTGGTGCCGGCCCGCCCGGCCGTCCGGGCCGCCGTCCCGGCGACGGTGAGCGGGCGGTCGGCCGGGACCGAGGCCGCCGTGCCGCCGCCGGCCTCGTCGAAGCCCCAGGCCCAGGATTTGGTGACGGCCGGTCGCACCAGGAACTCGTAGCCGGCCGCGCTCGCGGTCGTGTTCCCCGCCGCGTCGGCGACCTTCACGGTCAGGACGTTCGGCCCTTCCCGGTCGGGCGTCAGGGTGCCGGTCCAGGAGCCGCCGGGCGCGTCGAACCAGCCCTTGTTCACGCCGTTGAGAGTGAACTCGACCTTCGACGCGCCGGACGCGCCGGCGGTGAACTCTCCCGCTTGGCCCACCCCGCCGCTCCAGATGCCGGAAGACTTGGGCGGGTACGCGGTCGAGGACACCCTCAGATCGGTCGGCGGCGACTTGTCCACCGTGAAGTCGAACCACGCGGAGTAGGCGCCGCAGAGGAAGGCGTCACAGCCGCGCACCCGCCACGAATAGGCGCCTTCGGGCAGGTCGGTCGGCACCTGCCAGGACACGGCCTGGTCGACGGCCCTGTTGGTGACCGTGGTGCCCGACGCCGCCTTCTGGACGGCGCGGGTGGCCTGGTCGTACACCTCGAACTCGACCCTGCTGAGGATGCCCCCGTTGGGGTCGTCGGGGGTGGCCTGCAGCGTCGGCTGCCCCGACCGGACCTGCGCGCCGGAGGCGGTGCATGAGAAGCCGCAGTCGCCGGCGATCTGCGGCGCGGTGGGCGCGGTCGGGGTGTGGTTGTAGGTCACGACCAGGGCCGCGCTGCTCGGCACGAAATACGACCAGCCGTATTCGTCGGTCTCGTTGTTCGACCTCAGGCCCAGCGTCAGCGAGTCGCTGTTGCTGGTGGCCAGCGCCTGGAGCTTGGCGTCCAGGACCGTGCCGGCCTCGTCGAAGATCTTCTGCTGGTTGGGGCTCGGGCAGCTGGCCTCGTTGGACTTGAAGGTCTGCGTTTCGATGGACCCCAGGTAGTCGTCGGCGGCCGTGTTCCAGGTGTAGGAGTTGAAGTGGCTGATGTGCCGCGTCTGCCACAGTTGCGTCTTGTAGCCGGCGCAGGCGGCCACGTGGTTGGCCGTCACCTTGAAGAGCGCGCTGTGGATCTTCGCGCCGTTCATCTGGCCGATGTCGAACTGCATGAACGACCGCCAGACGCAGCTCTCGTTCCACTTCTTCCCGACGCGCATGTCCGACCGGTACTGCGTGAAGTACGAGCCGGTCTTGTCGCAGCTCGTCACGTGCGTCCAGTAGGTCGGCGACGGCTTGCTGAAGGTCGGGTCGATGTACAGAGGGAACTTCACGTCCTTGGCGCGGAGCATCTCCGCGACCGGGGTAACCGTGAGCTCGGTGGCGTCGGCCGTCGTCTCCATCTTCTCGACGCG includes:
- a CDS encoding LamG domain-containing protein — encoded protein: MLGLLLTGLTATPAEAAVRAEPSCAPEAVTGALAVAEATRCGVRIEDLSLRTETGQVFANPDGTLTSVQTIIPVRARTAGGWQPIDTSLRFDADGGVIPGAITAHVRFSGGGSAPLVTLGERDTRVRLKSPWLLPKPVLSGDTATYPEVLPGVDLQLRAERDGFSQLLVVKNAQAAANPALARLRFGVDAENGTVRKRDGVLEVVDSAGKQLFQSGSALMWDSGAASTGADMTGANAVRHRVEKMETTADATELTVTPVAEMLRAKDVKFPLYIDPTFSKPSPTYWTHVTSCDKTGSYFTQYRSDMRVGKKWNESCVWRSFMQFDIGQMNGAKIHSALFKVTANHVAACAGYKTQLWQTRHISHFNSYTWNTAADDYLGSIETQTFKSNEASCPSPNQQKIFDEAGTVLDAKLQALATSNSDSLTLGLRSNNETDEYGWSYFVPSSAALVVTYNHTPTAPTAPQIAGDCGFSCTASGAQVRSGQPTLQATPDDPNGGILSRVEFEVYDQATRAVQKAASGTTVTNRAVDQAVSWQVPTDLPEGAYSWRVRGCDAFLCGAYSAWFDFTVDKSPPTDLRVSSTAYPPKSSGIWSGGVGQAGEFTAGASGASKVEFTLNGVNKGWFDAPGGSWTGTLTPDREGPNVLTVKVADAAGNTTASAAGYEFLVRPAVTKSWAWGFDEAGGGTAASVPADRPLTVAGTAARTAGRAGTNAVALNGGTAWNTTTPVLDTKNAFTVTAWVKLTSTTVSGPVTAVSADGPTGSGFRLQYRTDLDQNGDAVPDPAWCFTMTAGDGGTESRACSTESVGTGWVHLAGVHDQAGGKIRLYLNGNYFDGTDLASYTGGWSANQGWAVGRAKQSGAPAQFWPGAIDRVAAYQRALTQGEINSDGSQA